The following proteins are co-located in the Pseudodesulfovibrio alkaliphilus genome:
- a CDS encoding helix-turn-helix domain-containing protein — protein MSSTGNRIQAYRERQKLSIADLAERTGLTEDFITAVEQSDMYPSLRPLVKLARALGVRLGTFLDDQVSSDPLIVRLAEREEELTMHPDGKEPGMVFHSLGKGKTDRHMEPFFIEMLPKSALDETLSSHEGEEFIVVHSGQVRIRYGQDESVLSPGDSVYFNSVVPHNVACAGDEKAEIYAVLYFPE, from the coding sequence ATGAGCAGCACTGGCAACAGGATTCAGGCATACCGCGAACGGCAGAAGCTGAGTATCGCAGATCTGGCCGAACGCACCGGCCTGACCGAGGACTTCATCACCGCGGTGGAACAAAGCGACATGTACCCCTCGCTTCGACCGCTGGTGAAGCTGGCACGCGCCCTGGGCGTACGCCTTGGCACCTTTCTCGACGATCAGGTCTCGAGCGACCCGCTCATCGTCCGGCTGGCCGAGCGCGAGGAAGAGCTGACCATGCACCCGGACGGCAAGGAGCCGGGCATGGTCTTCCACTCCCTGGGCAAAGGCAAGACCGACCGCCACATGGAGCCCTTCTTCATCGAAATGCTCCCCAAATCCGCCCTGGATGAAACCCTCTCCTCCCACGAAGGCGAGGAGTTCATCGTGGTCCACTCCGGCCAGGTACGCATCCGCTACGGCCAGGACGAGTCGGTGCTCTCGCCCGGAGACTCGGTCTATTTCAACTCCGTGGTGCCCCACAACGTGGCCTGCGCCGGGGATGAAAAGGCCGAAATCTACGCGGTTCTCTACTTCCCGGAATAG
- a CDS encoding tetratricopeptide repeat protein, whose protein sequence is MTADDRTAGGKVPRDAAMPEVEIPSSVQRHRISGVFSSQSVVRVGTGTTSRKVIQKAYWYAEEAGPDEDGNIVVMVRPLNKNNVPSGQAEAVPRADFLERYNPELEYYQKEVYPRMQELDSTLKRAEAQREQGALYSAQFEYEAALNVDEENVRANFGLGLTYMERGDAGKAGDIFKRVVSLEAAFAPEHKHLFNEFGINLRKSKLLDQAVEYYERALQLTDNDENLHYNIARAYFERGDRDQCLANLRRALELNPHLEEAQKFLAYVEKEAGGPVLDV, encoded by the coding sequence ATGACGGCAGATGATCGGACCGCCGGGGGCAAGGTTCCCCGTGACGCAGCCATGCCGGAGGTGGAGATTCCCAGTTCCGTGCAGCGGCACCGGATATCCGGGGTGTTTTCGAGCCAGAGCGTGGTTCGGGTTGGCACCGGCACCACCTCGCGCAAGGTCATCCAGAAGGCATACTGGTACGCCGAGGAGGCCGGGCCGGACGAGGACGGCAACATCGTGGTCATGGTCCGGCCCCTGAACAAGAACAATGTGCCCTCGGGCCAGGCCGAGGCCGTGCCCAGAGCCGACTTCCTGGAGCGTTACAATCCGGAGCTGGAATACTACCAGAAGGAAGTCTACCCCCGGATGCAGGAGCTGGACAGCACCCTCAAACGCGCCGAGGCCCAACGCGAGCAGGGAGCGCTCTATTCCGCCCAGTTCGAGTACGAGGCGGCCCTGAACGTGGACGAGGAGAACGTCCGGGCCAACTTCGGCCTGGGCCTGACCTACATGGAGCGCGGCGACGCGGGCAAGGCGGGCGACATCTTCAAGCGCGTGGTCTCCCTGGAGGCCGCCTTTGCCCCGGAGCACAAGCACCTTTTCAACGAATTCGGCATCAATCTTCGCAAGTCCAAGCTCCTCGACCAAGCCGTGGAATACTACGAACGCGCCCTGCAACTGACGGACAACGACGAGAACCTTCACTACAACATCGCCCGCGCCTATTTCGAGCGCGGCGACAGGGATCAGTGTCTGGCCAATCTGCGTCGGGCCCTGGAGCTCAACCCCCATTTGGAGGAGGCGCAGAAATTTCTGGCCTATGTGGAGAAGGAGGCCGGGGGGCCGGTGCTCGACGTGTGA
- a CDS encoding radical SAM/SPASM domain-containing protein: MAEYYMPRQGSSYFENIVTWIRTGKRFRPRFPRAVQFQTLSTCNAKCVFCCHSSEPKAIPHGRMDDGLISKIIKECGHSGVGRISPYMTNEPLMDKRMPRILADIKKHSILPVKTRITTNASLLTPEIGEALIDAKLSQIWISVNGYSEETYHQSMSLDFARTMENIDSFLALKQRMGSQHPKVNITTLRTRLVEHELESARKYWDQRDVKFHIHAVDNRVGEEAFGSVCVDVQERKKKRYCDLFLKQAYIVENGDMIICCHDWRQSVVVGNITNSSIREVWNSDRFKKLIYEFFEGNFENLEICRKCGC, encoded by the coding sequence TTGGCCGAGTATTACATGCCCCGTCAGGGGAGTTCCTATTTCGAGAATATCGTCACCTGGATCAGGACGGGCAAGCGGTTCCGCCCCCGTTTTCCCCGTGCCGTTCAGTTTCAGACCCTGTCCACGTGCAACGCCAAGTGCGTGTTCTGCTGCCATTCGAGCGAGCCCAAGGCCATTCCCCATGGGCGCATGGATGACGGGCTCATCAGCAAGATCATCAAGGAATGCGGGCACAGCGGCGTGGGCAGGATAAGTCCGTACATGACCAACGAGCCGCTTATGGACAAGCGGATGCCGCGCATCCTGGCCGACATCAAGAAGCACTCCATTCTGCCGGTCAAGACGCGGATCACCACCAACGCCAGTCTCCTGACGCCCGAGATCGGCGAGGCGCTGATTGATGCGAAGTTGAGCCAGATATGGATCAGCGTGAATGGATACAGCGAGGAGACATACCACCAGTCCATGTCTCTTGATTTTGCAAGGACCATGGAAAACATCGACAGCTTTCTGGCTCTCAAGCAGAGGATGGGAAGCCAGCATCCCAAGGTCAACATCACCACCCTGCGCACCCGGCTCGTGGAGCACGAGCTGGAGAGCGCCAGGAAATACTGGGACCAGCGCGACGTGAAATTTCACATCCACGCCGTGGACAATCGCGTGGGCGAGGAAGCGTTCGGTTCCGTCTGCGTCGATGTCCAGGAGAGGAAAAAGAAGCGGTATTGCGACTTGTTCCTCAAGCAGGCCTACATTGTCGAGAACGGCGACATGATCATCTGCTGCCACGACTGGAGGCAGTCGGTGGTCGTTGGCAACATCACCAACAGTTCCATCAGGGAAGTCTGGAATTCCGACAGGTTCAAGAAGCTGATCTACGAGTTTTTCGAGGGCAATTTCGAGAATCTGGAGATATGCCGCAAGTGCGGCTGCTAG